One stretch of Malus domestica chromosome 14, GDT2T_hap1 DNA includes these proteins:
- the LOC103415112 gene encoding B3 domain-containing protein At2g33720-like, with amino-acid sequence MEVCTDLSLATPCCAQSENQVQDKLSTELNLFDPTWTKLKRTAEDDTAFASNPEHETLSATGNAMQKFMKRRNEVAAKISRLLIKYSFNEAVQQIWKGPTNSSRYMEPWPIKKTLTMTDVGRNMHRARRLVLRRKLVKKHILPYLSYQIINCVENQGAGITIYDLNTCSEHQLIFKRWKGSGTYVLMSAWSREFVWRRQLKEGDLIGFCWDAHKLMLVFSVIMRAGSQYPSA; translated from the coding sequence ATGGAAGTCTGCACAGATCTATCGCTCGCCACTCCCTGCTGCGCACAGTCAGAAAACCAAGTTCAAGACAAACTGTCAACTGAACTGAATTTATTCGATCCAACTTGGACCAAATTGAAGAGAACAGCAGAGGACGACACTGCATTTGCTTCGAACCCAGAGCATGAAACACTATCTGCTACTGGGAATGCTATGCAAAAATTCATGAAGCGAAGAAATGAAGTGGCTGCAAAGATTTCCCGCCTGCTGATCAAATATAGCTTCAATGAGGCCGTGCAGCAGATTTGGAAAGGGCCAACCAACTCGAGCCGGTACATGGAGCCTTGGCCGATCAAGAAAACTCTGACGATGACCGACGTTGGACGGAACATGCACAGGGCCAGAAGGCTAGTGCTGAGGAGAAAGTTGGTTAAGAAACATATCTTGCCCTACTTGAGCTATCAAATTATTAACTGTGTCGAAAATCAGGGAGCAGGGATTACAATCTATGATCTTAATACGTGCTCCGAGCATCAATTGATTTTCAAGCGTTGGAAGGGCTCCGGAACTTATGTTTTGATGAGCGCATGGAGCCGTGAATTTGTGTGGAGGCGGCAACTGAAAGAAGGTGATCTGATTGGTTTTTGCTGGGATGCTCACAAGCTGATGCTGGTCTTTTCTGTCATCATGCGTGCTGGATCCCAGTATCCTTCTGCTTGA